The DNA window aaaatccaaaaatacaaGGTGACAATGCTACCATCTTAAGGTTTACAAAATACATCGTTCTAACTCTCCCTTAATACACTACTCTAAGGAGAGGGCTAACTTTTCTTACCAAAAGTAGATCGATATCCAAGTCTTCACTGTCCAGTAAATTCTGTTACTTGATTTTCCTTCTCTGAAAGGAGGAACCATTAAAATGGGTGAGCCAAACTTGTCCAGTAAGAAAATCATAATTTCATTACAGTTGGATTAAGAGACATTTAATATAAGTATAGAAAGATCAAAcctttattgaaaatataatacgTATTGTTAATAACCAATATACTTTTTTCTATAAAACTCTGGGATAGTGATAATGACTACATTATTGTGATAACTCATTACCATCAACCAGGACTTTAATGTCCTGCGTTGACTCATTAACCATCAATGAGGATTTGGGGGTCCTATATTGACTCGTTAGCCATCAATCAGGATTTGGAGGTCCTGCATTGACTCATTAACCATCAACCGGACGTGACTGTCACGCGTTGACTCATTACCGGTATAAGCACTCGAGGCATTAATAactattatcaaataaataagtacAGACTTCTATCCAGAGTAATAAAATCATTCTTGTATTATTCACATAATCAAATCAATACATATGTATCAGTCTTTCATAAAGCATTTAGCATTGGCTTATCAAAAATACTTTATCAACTAGTTTCgcaaatcatttttataaatcacattatcAAGTCACTTCTATCAAACGTTTTATCAAATtcttttatcaaaacattttcaTGTCAACTTGATCCATAAGtttaaaaacacattttaataaaaaccatTTTATCAccataatcatattttaataaaataaactgtaAGAATGTATGATTTCTTACCTAACCCCCAAATATCTAGTTATTTTCACTCTTAAGCTCTACCAACTATCctttgttattttcaaatgGGCCTTTGACACTTTCTTCcttcaattatcaaattaaactcaaatcagTCTTTATATTTTCACTTACTAATAATCCATATCATTTACTTCCTTAAAGCCAACAATCCTTTTCATTCTCTTCCaataaacattcaaatttatacataaaccctaaataccTTTTCTCATCTTCAAGTTTATCCAAAACCAAATAATCCATATTCCTTCATTCTTTGTTTTCTCTTCCTCCttcctaaacaataaacaaccTTAAATCATTCAACCATATCAAACAAATCAATTTCATTATTTCTTCCAGTAACTCCATTTCAATTATAACCCTAATACATTCATAACCTTATCAAATCCACCATTTACTTACCTTTAATTCAAATGAGTTGTTGATGAAGGAATTGATTTGTTGAAAGAGGTGATATGTTGATGAAATGATGATCTGATGAAGATGATCGACTGAAGAAGATAAGGTAGGAAGCTTGCTGGGttttttgaaatgaaataaGACAGAGAGATGGGCTGATCAATATATCCCTTTTAAAATTCTGCCACCTACGTTGACAACATTCACAAATATTTTCTTCCTTTGCTCTTTTGATTGCTTAAATCATTCTGGATAGCCAATAAGTTTGAAACAACTTTCTTGAATATGCCCTTTCAATCCACAATGTTTGCAATTTGTATTTTTGTAAGAACTTTGAGAAGTTTTTCCTTTGTTTGCTCCAACCTTAATATTCCTTACTTGACTAGTAGTCATTATCTTTTCAACAACAAGAGACAGGCACTTTTATCAAAGTCAAgatttttattctcttcatttatTATGTGAAGAGTACTGAAACTCTCTGTTTAATTTTCATCAATTTTTCATTTCATCTTaacattcaaaaacatagtATATGCCTTGTAAACTGTAAGAGATGAATCAACAACAAAAATTTGATCAATAGTGTGCTCATAACGATCATTGAGTCTCATTAGAAATTGAAGCAATTTTTCATCTTTATCATTTTGAACAGTATACTATCTGCATTTCATATTTGTAATTTCCTTTTTTATTCCAAATCTTCTAAGTTCTAACTATGAAATCATTCATTTCTAAAATACTCCtactttctttttaaatatatatatatatatatatatatatatatatatatatatataaaaagatattatagtaatttaataaattaaaaatctaaataacatACTTTCTTATCTATTGAacaaaatcctaaaataaaaaaaaatgtcaaaactaatttattttaattatttattctcaaATTGACTAGATGATctactattcaaactcaatctttcattttttttacatattttttttaaatacattctaaatttacttatttttatttaaattaaattaatttttttttataaatttaattatttacattttaatagGGTTTAAAATTTTGGTCAATTTTAGGTTAACGGTTTGACAGATTAATGGGGGTGAACAATACTAACATGAATTGTTTAGTAATTCGGATCAAAATTTTTAACATGAACTTGACATGTTTAATTGTGATTGACCCGAACCTAACTCGTTTGACCCGATTTACCTAACTCAACTCGAACCAAACTCGATGTAATTAATTCACatctttatgttttaaattaaaatgatataactcaaaacaaaaatgaagttaaattacaaatccacttataaaaaaaatgagtggGTGAGTGAATAggaaaaaaataacacaaaactaaaaaaaaaaatgacctgattttgatatatttattaattaagttaaacaGGTCGACGTGATTTTGACCcgaacaaaaaaatacattattctAACCTGTATTTTTCTTGTTCGGTCCGGATCGTATTTTCGTGTATGGTCCAAAATTGTTAACCctacattttaatatatatttatacatttaaattattattttatataatataataagtatTTACTTAAtcagttaaaaaaacaaatgtttattaaatattttgacaatactaaattttacaataatttttgtgattatctaatttattaatttaaactttatttcaATCTAAGtgttaattttatattgaatttactGTTACCAATTTTTTGTcaattatgtaataattatgattaggtttatttttattacaaacgAAATAGAAatcattttatttgatttacaataaatatataataaatataaataatttgttacaattaaaccaataaattttgaagaaatgatgattaaataattaaatcaaaataaatgaatggatttgtttttttagaattgaTGACTCATTTGCAGTCAAATCAGACTTTCCTATGAGTCAACTTATTTATCAAAACTTTGATGTATCTAATTCTTCACATAtggtttcaaattaaaataacatcgactcaaaataaaaataaagttaaatcataaattcatttataaaaaatttataaaagaaattgaataaataaataaaaaagaataacacaaaactcaactaaaaaaaattataaacggAATATTGGGTCTACTTTGAGTTATTTCAGGTAGACCctattttaacatgtttattaattaggttaaaCAGGTCGGCCTGATTTTaacccaaacaaaaaaatacattacCCTAACTTATTTTTTCGTGTTTGGTCCGGGTCGTGTATTCGTGTCAGGTCCAAAATTATCGGCCctacattttaatatatatttatgcattaaattattatgttttataatataataaatatttacttaatcagttaaaaaaaatattaaatattttagcaATACTAATTTTACAATAACTTTTTGTGATTATCTAATTCTTTAACTTaaactttatttcaattaagtgttaattttatactaaattaTTGTTACCAACTTTTTCTcaattatgtaataattatgATTAGGTTCATTTTGATTACAAACATATGAAAtagaaatcattttattttatgtacaataaatatataataaatataaataacttgttacaatattttaactaataaattttgAAGAAGTTAGGATTAAATAGTTAAGCcaaaataaaagaatgaattttttttatttttttttagagaattgATTCAAATAAGACTTTCTTCCCTAACTCAACTCGTTTATCAAACtcgatttaattaatttaagttttttgtttcaaattaaaatgacatcaattaaaaaaaatgaagttaaatcacaaattcatttataaaaaaatttacaaaagaaaatgagtgagtgaataataaaaaataacacaaaaatcaataaaataaatttataaaaaaattatcggATCTACTTTGGGTCATTTCATGTCGATTCGATTTTGACTGGTTTATTCGATTTTGACtggtttattaataattaggtTAAACATGATGACCTGATTTTGACccgaataaaaaaatacattaggTAACCTGTTTTTTTTGCTCGATCAAGTCATATTTTCGTGTCTGGTCCATAATTGTTTgccaatatatattttatacatttaaattattattttatataatataacaaatatttacttaatcagttataaaagtttttattaaatattttggtaATACTAAATCTTACAATAACTTTTTGTGTTTATTATctaattctttaatttaaattttatttcattcaagtgttaattttatactaaattaTTGTTACCAACCTTTTCTcaattatgtaataattatgATTAGGTTCATTCTGATTACAAACATGTGAAATAGAAatcattttatttgatttacaataaaaataaataatttgttacaatattttaacagGATGGAGAAGaaagagtaataattaaataattaaaccgAAACAAATGAATGGATTTATTTCAATAAAGAATTGATGATTCTTTCATCTGTCTCATTCGCAGTCAAATAAGACTTTCTTCCCTCCCTCTTCAAAGGGATAATTAGTGATGATGAATTTCTGGCTGTGTCCCACCATTATTTGGCCAATTCTTGACGGTGTATCAACACCTGTTCATCAAGTTACTCTCGTCGCATTCTCTGGTTTGGTTGGTGATCTGACTTTCGTCTTTTGAAGACTATTTTCACAGGTTTTTCTTATAACTCTTCCGTTTTCTATGTGAGACTGTTTGAATGTGTGTTTTTGTTCAAACTTTGCTAGAAGAATTATGGGTTATACATCATGAGGATCGTTGTTGGTGAATTAGTTCCTTGTTTGCTTTTCTTGGCATTAAGATGTGTTCATAATTAGGTTATTCAATTCAACTAAGCATAATCTTTGGTCTTCTTAAGAATTGGGTTGTGTTCTGATTTCAGTGATTTGGATCTGAACTTTAGAGTTTATTCAATTTTACCTTACTTTAGTTAAAACTTTAATCTTTAGTCAATATAATCATATCAGTGAATGTTGTGAAGTTATTTGGCATCAAATAATGTAATgctaatttcatttttctcacTGTTGGTAACCAATCGCATGAGAGTTGTGAAATCAGGGAATGTTTGAAGTTATTTGGATAATACATCATGAGGATAGTTGTTGGCGAATTAGTTCCTTGTTTGCTTTTCTTAGCATTAAGATGTGTTCATAGTTAGGTTATCCAATCCAACTAAGCATAATCTTTGTTCTTCTTAAGAATTAGGTTGTGTTCTGATTTCAGTGATTTGGATCTGAACTTTAGAGTTCATTCAATTTTACCTTACTTTAGTTAAAACCTTAATCTTTAGTCAATATAATCATATCAGTGAATGTTGTGAAGTTATTTGGCATCAAATAATGTAATgctaatttcatttttctcacTGTTGGTAACCAATCGTATGAGAGTTGTGAAAAAACTTAATATCTGGTTAATATCATCAAATCAGGGGATGTTTGAAGTTATTTGGATAATACATCATGAGGATAGTTGTTGGCAAATTAGTTCCTTGTTTGCTTTTCTTAGCATTAAGATGTGTTCATAGTTAGGTTATCCAATCCAACTAAGCATAATCTTTGTTCTTCTTAAGAATTAGGTTGTGTTCTGATTTCAGTGATTTGGATCTGAACTTTAGAGTTCATTCAATTTTACCTTATTTTAGTTAAAACCTTAATCTCTTGTCAATATAATCATATCAGTGAATGTTGTGAAGTTATGTGAGAGTTGTGAAAAAACTTAATATCTGGTCAATATCATCAAATCAGGGAATGTTTGAAGTTATTTGGCATCTGAATTTTCTCATTGTTACCAATGTAGTGTGAAAGTTGTGGTTAACTAAATGAATGCGATGAAGTGTTTCCCGTGGTGCTATGGAGGAGTaaagaaggaagaaaagaaCATAAGGACAACTTCAGTTCCGTTTACAAATTCAACTTTAACTGACCTTGATTTCAAGGCATTTAGCTCTGAAGTGAACTCACAAAATGTGTCTGGCACAAGCACAGACACAGATTCCATGGGGAGAACATCGATTCCTTATCTTTCGCAAAGGCCTAGTAATCTGAGAGTATTCACTTTTTCAGAGCTGAAGTTAGCTACCAAGAATTTTAGCCGAACTACCAAAATCGGAGAGGGTGGATTTGGTTGTGTGTACAAAGGTATGATTAGAAGTTCTGAAGATCCACAGAAGAAACTTGACATTGCTGTTAAACAGCTAGGAAAAAGAGGACACCAGGTAAACACTAAAAACTTCCCTCTTTTAGGATCATCTGCAGTCTGCAGACAATTTTTTGATCAATCAAATGGAAAATTTAATTTGTCAGGGACATAAGGAATGGGTGAATGAAGTTAACTTTCTAGGAATAGTAGAACATCCAAACCTTGTCAAACTATTAGGATACTGTGCTGAAGATGATGAGAGGGGAATCCAACGTCTTCTAGTTTATGAATACTTGCCTAACGGAAGCGTTGAGGATCACTTATCCTCTAGGGTAGTCGACGTGCCTCTAACGTGGGTAATGAGATTGAAAGTAGCACGAGATGCAGCTAAAGGATTAGCTCACTTACATGAAGGCATGGAATTTCAGGTCTTCTTTAATCTTTTTTACTCATTGTTttcattcttaatttaaatCCTTACCTCTcgagtgtatatatataaatgtcttAAATGCTTTTGTATAGATCATATTTAGAGATTTCAAGTCGTCAAACATTCTTCTAGACGAGGAATGGAATGCTAAGCTGTCAGACTTTGGATTGGCTAGATTAGGCCCTGAAGAAGGATTTACCCATGTCTCAACTGGGGTATGTTTTTAGATTTCCCGAACTTGCCATCTTCCATTGCCTTGTTTGATGAACTCTTATCTCATTAGTAATCActtcatcattcaaatcatcaaaaacTTGTTTTGTGAAAGTTTAATAGTTGGATTTCTTTGAGTACCCTTCGAATGGTAAGTGAAAATGATTTGAAAACTATAAATAAGAAGGGTATTTTAGGCATTGTTTgatctgggttatttgaattaatctcaaataacccactatcttatcatcaacaacatcattcaaataatcaatcagctaaaataccctctattttttattatatatttatacccttAAGTTCTTTCACTAAATAAACCAATTTTCATTAACCTATCCCAAGATCCAACAAGGCTGTAGTGTTGTAGTGTTTTAGTTAGTTGATTATTTGTTTGATCGAAGtcatttaatccaaataacccaggTTATCCACTTTTTCATCTCCAAAAGAcggattatttgaaagaaaaagcCTACATCAAACGAGATTTGTCTTTGTTGATTGAATTTGTGCTAATTCCATTAGGTTGTGGGAACACTGGGATATGCAGCACCCGAATATATGCAAACTGGGCATCTCACATCAAAGAGCGATGTATGGGGCTATGGGGTTTTCCTTTTCGAACTTATCACGGGTAGGCGTCCACTAGATCGTAACCGCCCTTCAAGCGAACAGAATTTGTTGATATGGATAAGGCCATATGTACAAGATACAAAGAAGTTTCATCAGATTCTTGATCCAAGGCTTGACTGGAAACATTCTTTGAAGTCTGCATATAAACTCGCAAGTGTCGCTAACAAGTGTCTGAACAGACACGCAAAATCTCGCTTGAAGATGAGTGAAGTGTCGAATATGGTAAATGAGATTCTTGAATCTTATAAAGACACGACAAGTTTGGATCAGGAAGAAAGTAAGGAGATGGAAGAGGAAAAGATACCGGGAGAAGATATCGGTTGCTTTAGTCGAATGCTGTCTTGTTGaagaattttagtttaaattttttatggatTTCTTCCATGGTTGTCAATTGAAGATTTGTTGTATgtatattacttgttttgtatcTAGAAGATTGCTTCACTTTTTTTCCTCCATTTGATTAGTAGGAATTGTTTACAATTGGTGTATAATGacatcattttctttaattggtgtaaaatgtttattattagGAATTgaaaacacattaattaaaaagtgaGAAGTTTAATTGGATCTACAttatatagttataaaaaacaactataatttaaaattgtctCATCCACTTTCAAAAGGCCATAAACTTTATAGAATCATCAAAAGGTGGTTATTGCAAATTGCAAAActttcaattaaataaacttCTTTATGGTTATCTTAAATAGTATTTTGATGTGATTGCAAATTAATGCTTAGTCCATGAAGAATGTTGTCAaatcaatcaataaataaatataatgttggCCTTATTTGTAGATTATTTTTAAGAGATTAGATTAGtatgaatattttataacttttagatttaatttctaatcaaaccttttaaattgaaataggCTATATTGATtagtttcatatttatatatatatatatatggaaagaaaataaaactctttaaaaaaatttccaattaaagttgaaaagtcatttagttttaacttttaatGTCGTTTTTAATGTTGGAgtgtttcatttatattttcatcattcatatttgagataattttttgttttttttgacattttatttaatagtatCGTTTGATATTCATACTCTCCATTGTGTTGATAATCTTTTCTCGAGTCCCCGTCCGTCTTATTCTTAAGACTAAAAGAGACGAAAAATCTAATCtaaagttatttttcatttttttaataaaaaattaattttatatattaaagtcTTTTAGATACATTAGAAATTATGGgatgtaaaaatatattgatatttgtataattttctcattattttgattatatatatatatatatatatatatatataaatataattataatatgctAACATGACTAATACAACTATAACATTTACTTCAACTCAAAACGTTTTAACTGAAAATCAAACATGTGACATTACCTTAAATCATAAGTAACCTAACGttttaagtgaaaatcgaaCATGTGACCTTACCTTAAACCCTAAGTATAATCGAACATATGATAAATGATTTGGAGAGGAAATATGAAAGAGAATAACGTAGCACAATCTAATTAGTCGAAAAATTGaatctttttactttttttcaatAAGTAATGACAAGTTATTCTCCCAAATCGAATAGacacttaaaaaataaacatataaacatAACCCATCAATTATCATTTAACAGACCATTTTTCGTTAAAATGACAAGTCGCCCAGGAAACAATTTTTGATCTGTCAGCCCGTGACAATGGTCGTCTACTCCATCCAGCCAGAtggttgtatatatatatatataaatcagcTTAAATCGCATTTCTACCTTTCTTGCCGTCCAAAACCCATCCAGACTTTACGTAACAGTTCTTCCCACTCTAATTCACCCTCCTTCAATCGCTACCACTACCGAATCGATTCGAATCCTTCCTTCCATACAGGTTCTTCCTTCCACCATCATCATTACTTTATTCTTTTTCCTTCTAATCCTCCATTTTACATCTATCTCTTTCAATTCAACCCTCTGATTCCCATTTCAATTGCGTCAATTTTAGGTAACCTCCTTTCTTATCTCTACATCATCATATACCTAATAATTTCATCTTATGCATATCTAGATTTTACATCTCTAAGTTAATTGTAAAGAATATGGGGTAGAAGAATGTATTCTAACTGGATGAAATTTTCAGataaaaggaaataaataaccATGTGCGAGCCAGATTCTGAAGTAGCGAGATGGGGACTCAATCTTCTTGATGTTGAACAGATTTTCAGTTCAACATATTACGGTGACAATAGCCAACATGATAAACACATATGTCCTGAACAATATAGTTCTCGAGATACCCGTGTTGATGCAGAGAATGATGAGATTATTGCGCATACTCTTCATGAAGAATTCTCGCAATTAACtgttgaagaagatgatatGGGTCCGCCTTCAAGTTCGTGTTCGAGTCCTGGAGAAAAATCGTGTGATggagaagaggaggaggagtatTATAATTTGGAGATAACAGATGAATCTGCATGGGATGGAGAAGTGGAAAAGAGATTGAATCAAATTGTACCTATTCCTGTGAGTGGAactttctatatttttatattgaaatgttACTGTCATTTATGCTTGTTATCTTTAAATCTTACTAATAAATGCTCTTTTTCGGTCTCACTTTATgcctttttttaaacaaagacAAGGATAAACTTGTCTTGTTTTACCAGTTTATTGAACAAAGAAACACTTTACTGGTTTGTTTACCCGGATTCTCGCGTCTGGTGACATTAATTGGATTGTCTACAAATGTGTAAATCGCCACTTTTTACTTTCTTCTCCATTAAAACGTGTTCACTGGACAATATGTGACCGGATTCTTAATCAGAGATGGATTGGAAGTCTTGCATTTCCATGCTTGTACAGAAGATAATTGGTTTCATTATTCTGTGTTGCTAGCTATTCTAGTTCTTAGGTTTTTCGAGAGCTAATTTTTCTCCAATTGTTTATTATCAAATGCAGCATGTTCCCAGAATTAATGGTGATATACCTTCCATTGATGAAGCTACCTCTGATCATCAAAGGCTATTGAACAGgttcttttttatttggttttatttgGTGCTATTCTCATGTCCCATCATTGGTAGTTGTCGTGGGGATAATCTTGATGTTACTTATAATCACTTACACCCTAAATCTTAATCCAACATAAACATGACTTTAAAATTCGCCTTACAAACCCCTGCTTATAGCTCGAGAGATGGACTAAGAATAGTGCACTATGAATTCTGGCTCATACGATGTTAAGAAAGAAAGGGAAGAAGAAAGCAGTTTCCGGAGAAAATCTTTAAATGCAATAATTGCTTACCTTTATCCTCTTGGCAAATCAGATATTGGACTTCTCTCAATAAGATAGGAAGCTAGAATTTCAGCAAAATTATAGTTGCTATTCATCTCGAGATTTTGTTCTTGTTTGCGTATTGTCTATTGTTGAACTAACTGATTTATATTGAATTGTAAAATACTTATGATGTGTATTCTAATACAGATTACAATTGTATGATTTAGTTGAGTGCAAAGTTCAAGGAGATGGTAATTGTCAGGTCAGTATTGTATTTCCTTATTTTGAATGTTATTTACTTACTATTCTTGCCTCATCAGTTTCAATTTGAATCTGTAacatgtaatattttatttttgaaaaatgagtTTCTTTTTCCTTCAGTTTCGTGCCTTGTCAGATCAATTCTATCGTAGCCCAGAACATCACAAGTTTGTGAGACAACAAGTTGTAAATCAGGTGGTtatccacttttttttttttttacgaaaaaacataCTCAATTCTCGTTTCcaaaatgttaattttgaatattttgtcGCTGCCAGCTCAAGTCTGACAGGGAGGTTTATGAAGGCTATGTGCCTATGGaatataatgaatatttgaaGAAGATGTCCAAGTATTGTTCTTCTTCGTTCCTTTTTTTATCCCTTCTCATTATATCTTCTTCTCGATTGGGTAATATTCACGCCCTCTTAACTCATCATCCAGGAGTGGCGAGTGGGGAGATCACGTAACATTGCAG is part of the Impatiens glandulifera chromosome 1, dImpGla2.1, whole genome shotgun sequence genome and encodes:
- the LOC124920150 gene encoding OVARIAN TUMOR DOMAIN-containing deubiquitinating enzyme 12-like yields the protein MCEPDSEVARWGLNLLDVEQIFSSTYYGDNSQHDKHICPEQYSSRDTRVDAENDEIIAHTLHEEFSQLTVEEDDMGPPSSSCSSPGEKSCDGEEEEEYYNLEITDESAWDGEVEKRLNQIVPIPHVPRINGDIPSIDEATSDHQRLLNRLQLYDLVECKVQGDGNCQFRALSDQFYRSPEHHKFVRQQVVNQLKSDREVYEGYVPMEYNEYLKKMSKSGEWGDHVTLQAAADAYGVKIIIFTSFKDTCSIEIQPKEQKSKRVIFLSFWAEVHYNSIYPQGEQQLPCDIKRKKRWWQFGSKHY
- the LOC124920149 gene encoding serine/threonine-protein kinase PCRK1-like, yielding MNAMKCFPWCYGGVKKEEKNIRTTSVPFTNSTLTDLDFKAFSSEVNSQNVSGTSTDTDSMGRTSIPYLSQRPSNLRVFTFSELKLATKNFSRTTKIGEGGFGCVYKGMIRSSEDPQKKLDIAVKQLGKRGHQGHKEWVNEVNFLGIVEHPNLVKLLGYCAEDDERGIQRLLVYEYLPNGSVEDHLSSRVVDVPLTWVMRLKVARDAAKGLAHLHEGMEFQIIFRDFKSSNILLDEEWNAKLSDFGLARLGPEEGFTHVSTGVVGTLGYAAPEYMQTGHLTSKSDVWGYGVFLFELITGRRPLDRNRPSSEQNLLIWIRPYVQDTKKFHQILDPRLDWKHSLKSAYKLASVANKCLNRHAKSRLKMSEVSNMVNEILESYKDTTSLDQEESKEMEEEKIPGEDIGCFSRMLSC